Sequence from the Ictalurus furcatus strain D&B chromosome 29, Billie_1.0, whole genome shotgun sequence genome:
AAGCCAGGCAGCCAACAAGCCAGCAAGCCAGCAAGCCAAGAAGCCAAGaagccagccagtcagccaaaaagccagccagccagtcgGCCgaaaagccagccagccagatGGCCGATAAGCCAGCTAGCCAAAAAGCCTTCCAACCAGCCCAAAAGCCAGACAGCCAGCCAGTCAcccaaaaagccagccagccagcctgcccaaaaagccagccagccagcccaaAAGTTGACCAGCCAGTCacaaagccagccagccaaaatgccagccagccagcccaaaagccagccagtcagccaaaatgccatccagccagtcagccaaaaagctAGACAGTCAtccagccaaaaagccagccagtcACCCAAACAGCCAGCGAAAAAGCCAAAAATTTAGCCAGTCAGCCAGCCTGTCagccagccaaaaagccagcaaGTCAGCCATAAAGCCAACCAGCCAGAAAGCCAGCCAACCAGTtagccaaaaagccagccacCCAGTCAGCCAAAATGACAGCCAGCCAGCTTAAAATCCAACCAGCCAGCCAGCCCAAAAGCCAGCCAACCACCCAGCCAACAAGCCAAaatgccagccagccagcccaaaagccagccagtcagccaaaatgccatccagccagtcagccaaaaagctAGACAGTCATCCAGCCAAAAAGCTAGCCAGTCACCCAAACAGCCAGCGAAAAAGCCttccagccagccagccagccagccaaaaagccagcaagtcagccagccagccagccagtcagACAAAAAGCCAGCCAATAAGCcatccagccagtcagccaaaaagccagccacCCATTCAGGCAAAAAAGCCATTCAGCTAGTCAGCCAGCAAAAAAAGCCAGTCCAAACGCCAGCCAAAAATCCAGCCAGTCAGTCAGCCAAAAAGCTAGTcagccagccagccaaaaagccagTAAGCCAGCAAGCCAACCAGCCCAAAAGCCAACCAGTCAGCCAGCAAaatagccagccagccagccagccagccagcccaaAAGCCAGCAAGCCAGCCATAAAGCCAGCCAGCCacaaagccagccagccaaTTAGCCAAAaatccagccagccagccacaaagccagccagccagcccaaAAGtcagccagtcagccaaaaaagGCTGCCAGTCAGCTGAAAAGCCAGATAGCCAGCCAGTCAcccaaaaagccagccagccaaaaaTTCAGCCAGTCAGCCAGCCTGTCAGCCGGCCAAAAAGCCAtccagccaaaaagccagccacCCAGCCAGTCATCCAAAATGTCACCCAGCCAGCCAGCCCGCCAGCCAGCCCGCCagccagccaaaaagccagtcagccaaaaagccagtcacccaaaaagccagccagccagccatcTCTAAAAGCCAGCTAGCCAACCAATAAGCCAGCCAGCCACAAAGCCAGTCAGCCAAAATGCCAGCCAGACAGCCAGCCAGCCCAAAAGCCAGCCAGTCAACCACAATGCCAGTCACCCAAAAAGCTAGAGTCATCCAGCCAAAAAGGCAACCAGTCATCCAAAATGCCAGCCAGCCAAAATGCTAGCCAGCCAGCCAGTTACAAAGCCAGCCAGCTAGATAGCCGCAAAGCCACCCagccag
This genomic interval carries:
- the LOC128604497 gene encoding transcriptional regulatory protein AlgP-like, with product MPASQPKSQPVSQNAIQPVSQKARQSSSQKASQSPKQPAKKPSSQPASQPKSQQVSQPASQSDKKPANKPSSQSAKKPATHSGKKAIQLVSQQKKPVQTPAKNPASQSAKKLVSQPAKKPVSQQANQPKSQPVSQQNSQPASQPASPKASKPAIKPASHKASQPISQKSSQPATKPASQPKSQPVSQKRLPVS